A stretch of the Uranotaenia lowii strain MFRU-FL chromosome 3, ASM2978415v1, whole genome shotgun sequence genome encodes the following:
- the LOC129755707 gene encoding beta-1,3-glucan-binding protein-like — MSSSRALASVLLLVSVSGVCCRSQEFRSCKEPSVTTASGSSVKKSSFCPGELIFEDNFDRLNLENWQHEHTLHSRLKVPSAHGEFQYYLNSRRNSYVEDGILYLRPTLIADEFGEEFLKSGTISAHGGTPYDFCTNPSWNGCERTGTAEHYLNPIKSARLRTVNSFNFKYGKLEIRAKLPAGDWLWPALWLLPKLNQYGTWPISGEIDVMESRGNLNYSTPSGVQVGVEQIESTLHFGPTAQSNAWKTSTAAKHTERYNGFNKDFHLYQLEWTPEYMSFSIDGEQHLFVDGNFWERGNFEETAPGEDNPWKSGGKMAPFDEEFYITMNLAIGGTNGFFPDPPVLNNGKPKPWLNSSPTPVKDFWEAKDEWLPTWKLDENNSKEASLQVDYVRVWAL; from the exons ATGAGTTCGTCGAGAGCACTGGCTAGTGTGCTTCTATTAGTTAGCGTGTCTGGAGTGTGCTGTCGAAGCCAAGAATTCAGATCATGCAAGGAACCATCAGTTACTACTGCAAGTGGATCATCcgttaaaaaaagttctttctgTCCTGGAGAGCTGATTTTCGAAGACAATTTTGATCGCCTGAATCTGGAAAATTGGCAACATGAGCACACCCTGCACAGCAGGTTGAAAGTTCCGAGTGcg CATGGAGAGTTTCAGTATTATCTTAACAGCAGAAGAAATTCTTATGTCGAAGATGGAATCCTCTACCTCCGTCCAACTCTCATTGCGGATGAATTTGGAGAAGAATTCTTGAAGTCCGGGACCATAAGTGCTCATGGTGGAACTCCTTATGATTT CTGTACCAACCCTTCCTGGAATGGATGTGAAAGAACGGGCACAGCTGAGCATTATTTGAACCCTATAAAAAGTGCCCGCCTAAGAACCGTCAATTCGTTCAACTTCAAATACGGTAAACTGGAAATCCGTGCCAAGCTTCCGGCCGGTGATTGGCTATGGCCAGCTCTGTGGTTGTTGCCAAAGCTAAATCAGTATGGAACCTGGCCCATTTCGGGAGAAATTGATGTGATGGAGTCACGTGGAAATTTAAATTACAGCACTCCTTCCGGTGTCCAAGTTGGAGTGGAACAGATTGAATCTACTTTGCATTTTGGACCAACCGCTCAATCTAATGCTTGGAAAACTTCGACAGCAGCTAAACATACAGAACGTTACAATGGGTTCAATAAAGATTTTCACCTCTATCAATTGGAATGGACCCCTGAATATATGAGCTTCAGCATCGATGGCGAACAGCATCTATTCGTAGATGGAAATTTCTGGGAGCGAGGAAATTTCGAAGAAACTGCTCCAGGTGAGGATAACCcctggaaaagtggtggaaaaaTGGCTCCATTCGATGAGGAATTTTATATTACCATGAATTTAGCGATTGGAGGCACCAATGGTTTCTTCCCAGACCCACCAGTTCTCAACAACGGTAAACCAAAGCCATGGCTTAACTCGTCACCAACACCTGTAAAAGATTTCTGGGAGGCTAAAGACGAATGGCTTCCGACATGGAAGTTAGATGAAAACAACAGCAAAGAAGCTTCTTTGCAGGTGGACTACGTAAGAGTGTGGGCATTATAa